The Flavobacterium jumunjinense genome includes a region encoding these proteins:
- the metH gene encoding methionine synthase, producing MKEGVCKKYLKLSGLEPLIVTPESNFINVGERTNVTGSRKFLRLIKEEKYDEALDIARQQVEGGAQIIDINMDEGMLDGVYAMTKFLNLIAAEPDIARVPVMVDSSKWEIIEAGLKVIQGKGVVNSISLKEGEDNFRHQARLIKRYGAAVIVMAFDEDGQADTYERRIEICKRSYDILVDEVKFPAEDIIFDPNIFPVATGMEEHRLNALDFFRATKWIRENLPHAGISGGVSNVSFSFRGNDTVREAMHSVFLYYAIQNGMTMGIVNPEMLEIYDEIDKNLLEHVEDVILNRRDDATERLLDLAESFKGDFKVNEKAIAEWRSGSVQERLTHSLVKGIDEFIENDVEEARKDALKAIEVIEVNLMAGMNVVGDLFGSGKMFLPQVVKSARVMKKAVAYLLPFIEEEKVGKSSSAGKVLMATVKGDVHDIGKNIVAVVLGCNNFEIIDLGVMVSPEKIIETAIRENVDIIGLSGLITPSLDEMVYLAKEMDKLNIQIPIMIGGATTSRAHTAVKIAPEYRQTVVHVNDASRAVTVASNLLQTETKFSYVKGIREEYDKLRDGYLNRSREKNFHAIEEARKNKFKIDWEAFEPVKPNFIGTKTISVDLAELIDFIDWTPFFQSWQLFGKYPAILTDEVVGEEATNLFIDAQAMLKKITSEKWFTAKGILGIFPANQVNDDDIELVTSNGVENFLTLRQQSQKTAGAPNIALSDFIVPKETGKQDYMGCFCVSTGFGVDEKAAEFEKELDDYNAILVKALGDRFAEAFAEYLHLKVRKEIWGYASNESLSNHELIKEEYKGIRPAPGYPACPDHLEKPTIWKLLNVEKEIGVTLTESMAMWPAASVSGYYFANPQSKYFGLGKIKEDQVEDYAKRRNITLEEATKWLAPNIAD from the coding sequence ATGAAAGAAGGTGTGTGTAAAAAATATTTAAAATTATCGGGTCTAGAACCATTAATCGTTACTCCAGAAAGCAATTTCATAAATGTAGGAGAAAGAACGAATGTTACAGGTTCTAGAAAATTTCTTCGTTTAATTAAAGAAGAAAAATATGATGAAGCATTAGATATTGCAAGACAACAAGTAGAAGGAGGAGCGCAAATCATCGATATTAATATGGATGAAGGAATGCTTGATGGTGTTTACGCAATGACGAAGTTTCTAAATCTTATCGCTGCCGAACCAGATATTGCTCGTGTTCCTGTTATGGTCGATAGTTCCAAATGGGAAATAATCGAAGCAGGTTTAAAAGTAATTCAAGGTAAAGGAGTAGTAAATTCGATTTCCTTAAAAGAAGGTGAAGATAATTTTAGACATCAAGCTAGATTAATAAAGAGATATGGTGCAGCTGTAATTGTCATGGCTTTTGATGAAGATGGTCAGGCAGATACTTATGAAAGAAGAATAGAAATTTGTAAACGTTCCTATGATATCTTGGTAGATGAGGTGAAATTTCCAGCTGAAGATATTATTTTCGATCCCAATATTTTTCCTGTTGCAACAGGAATGGAAGAACACCGATTAAATGCATTAGATTTTTTTAGAGCTACAAAATGGATTCGTGAAAACTTGCCTCATGCAGGAATTTCTGGAGGAGTAAGTAATGTTTCATTCTCTTTTAGAGGAAACGATACGGTTCGGGAAGCCATGCATTCTGTTTTCTTGTATTATGCGATTCAAAACGGAATGACAATGGGGATTGTAAATCCCGAAATGTTAGAGATTTACGATGAAATTGATAAAAACTTATTGGAGCATGTTGAAGATGTAATTTTAAACAGAAGAGATGATGCTACCGAACGACTTTTAGATTTAGCAGAAAGTTTTAAAGGAGATTTTAAAGTTAACGAAAAAGCGATAGCAGAATGGAGAAGTGGTTCTGTGCAAGAACGTTTAACGCATTCATTAGTAAAAGGAATCGACGAGTTTATAGAAAATGATGTTGAAGAAGCACGAAAAGATGCGTTAAAAGCAATTGAAGTTATCGAGGTAAACTTAATGGCAGGAATGAATGTTGTTGGAGATTTATTTGGTAGCGGAAAAATGTTCTTGCCGCAAGTTGTAAAGTCAGCAAGAGTAATGAAAAAAGCAGTTGCTTATTTACTTCCTTTTATTGAAGAAGAAAAAGTAGGTAAGTCGTCAAGTGCAGGAAAAGTATTAATGGCTACGGTAAAAGGTGATGTACATGATATTGGTAAAAATATTGTTGCGGTTGTTTTAGGGTGTAATAACTTTGAAATCATTGATTTAGGAGTAATGGTTTCTCCGGAAAAAATTATTGAAACAGCAATTAGAGAAAATGTTGATATTATAGGGTTGAGTGGTTTAATAACGCCTTCTCTAGATGAAATGGTTTATTTGGCGAAAGAAATGGATAAGCTGAATATTCAGATTCCTATAATGATTGGTGGAGCAACAACTTCTCGTGCACATACAGCAGTAAAAATTGCTCCAGAATATAGACAAACGGTTGTGCATGTTAATGATGCATCAAGAGCAGTTACGGTTGCAAGTAATTTACTGCAAACAGAAACTAAGTTTTCCTATGTAAAAGGAATAAGAGAAGAATATGATAAACTTAGAGATGGTTATTTAAATAGAAGTAGAGAGAAAAATTTCCATGCTATTGAAGAAGCAAGAAAAAATAAATTTAAAATAGATTGGGAAGCTTTTGAGCCTGTAAAGCCGAATTTTATTGGAACAAAAACGATTTCTGTTGATTTAGCTGAATTGATTGACTTTATCGATTGGACTCCTTTTTTTCAATCATGGCAATTATTCGGAAAGTATCCAGCTATTCTTACTGATGAAGTTGTTGGTGAAGAAGCGACAAATTTGTTTATCGATGCGCAAGCTATGTTGAAAAAGATAACTTCAGAAAAATGGTTCACCGCAAAAGGAATTTTAGGAATTTTTCCAGCCAATCAAGTAAACGATGATGATATTGAACTTGTAACTTCTAACGGAGTTGAGAATTTCTTAACGCTACGTCAACAATCTCAGAAAACTGCTGGAGCACCAAACATCGCTTTATCTGATTTTATTGTGCCAAAAGAAACAGGGAAACAAGACTACATGGGGTGTTTTTGTGTTTCTACAGGTTTTGGAGTAGATGAAAAAGCAGCAGAATTTGAAAAAGAATTAGACGATTATAATGCTATTCTTGTAAAAGCACTTGGAGATCGTTTTGCTGAAGCCTTTGCGGAATATTTGCATTTGAAAGTTAGAAAAGAAATTTGGGGCTATGCTTCCAATGAAAGTTTATCTAACCATGAGTTGATAAAAGAAGAGTATAAAGGTATAAGACCAGCACCAGGTTATCCAGCTTGTCCTGATCATTTAGAGAAACCAACCATTTGGAAATTGTTAAATGTAGAAAAAGAAATTGGAGTAACGCTTACGGAAAGTATGGCAATGTGGCCAGCGGCTTCGGTTTCAGGATATTATTTTGCAAATCCTCAAAGTAAATATTTTGGATTGGGAAAAATAAAAGAAGATCAGGTTGAAGATTATGCCAAAAGAAGAAATATAACATTAGAAGAAGCTACAAAATGGCTTGCACCAAACATAGCAGATTAA
- the rsgA gene encoding ribosome small subunit-dependent GTPase A, translated as MTGLVYKSTGSWYTVKTKDDSFLDCRIKGKFRIKGIRSTNPIAVGDVVDYEIEDTADVTTGIINNIHNRKNYIVRKSVNLSKLTHIIASNIDIVFLLITINNPPTTTSFIDRFLVTAEAYGIEAILVFNKIDTFDDATLDEQLFLQYTYESIGYKSLRVSAKENKGLEELKSLMKDKVSMFSGHSGVGKSTLVNALEPTLNLKTKQISDSHSQGQHTTTFAEMFDLSFDAKIIDTPGIRGFGVVDMEKQEVGDYFPEFFALKENCKFNNCLHKDEPHCAVKNALEKDEVPWSRYRSYLQILEGDEEHYRSDDYADDRKASDETRKA; from the coding sequence ATGACTGGACTTGTATATAAATCAACAGGAAGTTGGTACACTGTTAAAACAAAAGATGATAGTTTTTTAGATTGTCGTATTAAAGGTAAATTTAGAATTAAAGGTATAAGAAGTACCAATCCTATTGCGGTTGGCGATGTGGTTGATTATGAAATTGAAGATACTGCGGATGTAACAACAGGTATTATAAATAATATTCATAATAGAAAAAATTATATAGTTAGAAAGTCAGTAAATCTTTCTAAACTAACACATATCATTGCTTCTAATATCGATATTGTTTTTCTATTGATAACCATAAATAATCCGCCAACGACTACAAGTTTTATCGATCGTTTCTTGGTTACTGCTGAGGCCTATGGTATTGAAGCTATTTTAGTTTTTAATAAAATTGACACTTTTGACGATGCTACTTTAGATGAGCAATTGTTTTTGCAATATACATATGAGAGTATTGGATACAAATCTTTGCGTGTTTCAGCAAAAGAGAATAAGGGACTAGAGGAATTGAAAAGCCTAATGAAAGATAAAGTTTCAATGTTTTCGGGACATTCCGGAGTTGGGAAATCAACCTTAGTTAATGCTTTAGAACCAACATTAAACCTAAAAACAAAACAAATTTCAGACTCTCATTCTCAAGGACAACATACAACAACATTTGCTGAAATGTTCGATTTATCTTTCGATGCAAAAATAATAGATACTCCTGGAATTCGTGGTTTTGGAGTAGTAGATATGGAAAAACAAGAAGTAGGAGATTATTTTCCAGAATTTTTTGCATTAAAAGAAAACTGTAAGTTCAATAATTGCTTGCATAAAGATGAGCCTCATTGTGCTGTAAAGAATGCATTAGAAAAGGATGAAGTTCCTTGGTCGAGATATAGAAGTTATCTTCAAATATTAGAAGGAGATGAAGAACATTATAGATCAGATGATTATGCAGACGATAGAAAAGCAAGTGATGAAACTAGAAAAGCATAA
- a CDS encoding bifunctional 3-deoxy-7-phosphoheptulonate synthase/chorismate mutase type II — translation MENNKELRTWLDDFKLEHPLVIAGPCSAETEDQVLQIANELKDSDVSIFRAGIWKPRTRPGGFEGVGAIGLKWMQKAKAETGLLMATEVANANHVKLAIEHDIDVLWIGARTAVNPFAIQEIADALEGTDKIILLKNPINPDLSLWIGGLERLYNANIKKLGVIHRGFSTYDKTKYRNNPEWQIAIDMQNRFPDLPLICDPSHITGRRDMIHEVSQQALDMNYDGLIIETHIDPDNAWSDAAQQVTPDDLKKMFVDLKVRKVSDNEGVFNQEMTKLRAQIDEFDGKLLEILGNRMKVADKIGELKKEKNVAILQNKRWNEILGKMILEGEEKGLSNDFVMHMFKAIHQESITHQEKIVNG, via the coding sequence ATGGAAAATAATAAAGAATTAAGAACTTGGTTAGATGATTTTAAATTAGAACATCCTTTAGTAATTGCTGGACCTTGTAGTGCAGAAACAGAAGATCAAGTCTTACAAATTGCGAATGAGTTAAAGGATTCAGATGTTTCAATTTTTAGAGCAGGTATTTGGAAACCAAGAACGAGACCAGGAGGTTTTGAAGGGGTTGGAGCTATCGGTTTAAAATGGATGCAAAAGGCAAAAGCAGAAACTGGACTTTTAATGGCTACAGAAGTTGCAAATGCTAACCATGTGAAATTAGCAATAGAACACGATATTGATGTGTTGTGGATTGGAGCTAGAACAGCTGTAAATCCTTTTGCTATTCAAGAAATTGCGGATGCATTAGAAGGAACTGATAAAATTATATTACTTAAAAACCCTATAAATCCAGACCTTTCACTTTGGATAGGAGGCTTAGAAAGGCTTTATAATGCAAATATTAAAAAATTAGGAGTCATTCATAGAGGTTTTTCAACTTATGATAAGACTAAATATAGAAATAATCCAGAATGGCAAATTGCAATTGACATGCAAAATCGTTTTCCTGATTTGCCTTTAATTTGTGATCCATCTCATATTACAGGAAGAAGAGATATGATTCATGAAGTTTCTCAACAGGCATTAGATATGAATTATGATGGTTTAATTATTGAAACGCATATCGATCCAGATAACGCATGGAGTGATGCAGCACAACAAGTAACACCAGATGATTTGAAGAAAATGTTTGTTGATTTGAAGGTTAGAAAAGTTTCAGACAATGAAGGGGTGTTTAATCAAGAAATGACAAAATTAAGAGCTCAAATAGATGAATTCGATGGTAAATTGTTGGAGATTTTAGGGAACAGAATGAAAGTTGCAGATAAAATTGGAGAACTTAAAAAAGAGAAAAATGTTGCAATTCTTCAGAATAAAAGATGGAATGAAATTTTAGGAAAAATGATTCTAGAAGGAGAAGAAAAAGGATTGAGTAATGATTTTGTTATGCATATGTTCAAAGCGATTCACCAAGAAAGTATTACGCATCAGGAGAAGATTGTTAATGGATAG
- a CDS encoding pyridoxal phosphate-dependent aminotransferase yields MIATANRLHTVEEYYFSKKLKEVNQLISNGKPIINMGIGSPDLPPHKLVIEAIQQSVLEVNAHMYQSYQGLIELRRGFSDFYKTNFNVDIDVASEVLPLMGSKEGIMHIAMTFLNEGDAVLVPNPGYPTYQSVSNLVGAKTMLYDLKEENNWCPDFEALEKEDLSKVKLMWVCYPHMPTGTQANSILFEKLIAFGKRHHILIVNDNPYSMILNQQPLSILQVEGAKDIAIELNSLSKAYNMAGWRIGMVMGSSKNIEAILKVKSNMDSGMFFGLQKGAIEALKLNKEWFNELNEVYARRRDLIFLLCDKLKVTVNKNQVGMFVWAKLPIGILSEDFIDEILHEKNLFITPGNIFGTNGEGYVRFSLCVNEEKINEALSRF; encoded by the coding sequence ATGATAGCAACAGCAAATAGATTACACACAGTTGAAGAATATTATTTTTCAAAAAAGCTAAAAGAAGTTAATCAATTAATTTCTAACGGAAAGCCAATTATTAATATGGGAATTGGGAGTCCAGATTTACCACCACATAAATTAGTAATTGAAGCGATACAACAATCAGTTTTAGAGGTTAATGCACACATGTATCAGAGTTATCAAGGTTTGATTGAGCTTAGAAGAGGTTTTTCGGACTTTTATAAAACAAATTTTAATGTTGACATTGATGTTGCTTCTGAAGTTTTGCCTTTAATGGGATCTAAAGAAGGGATAATGCATATTGCAATGACTTTTTTAAATGAAGGAGATGCTGTTTTAGTTCCTAATCCAGGTTACCCAACATATCAATCGGTTTCAAATCTTGTAGGTGCAAAAACAATGTTATATGATTTAAAGGAAGAGAATAATTGGTGTCCCGATTTTGAAGCGTTAGAAAAAGAAGATTTGTCAAAAGTGAAATTAATGTGGGTTTGTTATCCTCATATGCCAACAGGAACTCAGGCGAATAGTATTCTTTTTGAAAAATTAATTGCATTTGGAAAAAGGCATCATATTCTAATTGTAAATGATAATCCGTATAGTATGATTTTAAATCAACAACCGTTATCAATACTTCAAGTAGAAGGTGCTAAAGATATTGCTATAGAGTTGAATTCGTTGAGCAAAGCATATAATATGGCGGGTTGGAGAATAGGAATGGTTATGGGAAGTAGTAAGAATATTGAAGCTATTTTGAAAGTGAAAAGTAATATGGATAGTGGTATGTTTTTCGGACTTCAAAAAGGAGCGATTGAAGCATTAAAGCTCAATAAAGAATGGTTTAATGAATTAAACGAAGTGTATGCAAGGAGGAGAGATTTAATTTTTTTATTATGTGATAAATTAAAAGTAACAGTAAATAAAAATCAAGTTGGAATGTTTGTTTGGGCAAAACTACCAATCGGAATTTTATCAGAAGATTTTATAGATGAAATACTTCATGAGAAAAATCTATTTATCACTCCTGGAAATATTTTTGGAACGAATGGAGAAGGATATGTTCGCTTTTCGCTTTGTGTCAATGAAGAAAAGATTAATGAAGCTTTAAGTCGATTTTAA
- the metF gene encoding methylenetetrahydrofolate reductase [NAD(P)H] yields MKVTEHIQNANGKSLFSFEILPPLKGQNIQSIFDGIDPLMEFNPPFIDVTYHREEYEFKERGNGLLQKKIVKKRPGTVGICAAIQNKYNVDAIPHILCGGFTKEDTENLLIDLDFLGIDNVVALRGDAVKSEIYFKPDKEGHSYASELVTQISNLNNGIYLDEDLQNSNNTNFCIGVAGYPEKHMEAPSMDSDIHFLKQKIKNGAEYIITQMFFDNKRFFEFVTKCRVAGITVPIIPGLKPIATKKQLNLIPHRFKVDLPDDLIMEIVKAKDNDAVKEIGIEWCITQSKELLSSGLPVLHYYSMGKAENVKTIAKAVF; encoded by the coding sequence ATGAAAGTAACAGAACATATACAAAACGCAAATGGAAAATCTTTGTTTTCCTTTGAAATATTGCCACCATTGAAAGGGCAAAATATTCAATCTATCTTTGATGGAATAGATCCTTTAATGGAATTTAATCCACCTTTTATAGATGTAACCTATCATAGAGAAGAATATGAGTTTAAGGAAAGAGGAAACGGATTATTACAGAAAAAAATTGTAAAGAAAAGGCCTGGAACTGTAGGTATTTGTGCGGCCATTCAAAATAAATATAATGTTGATGCTATTCCGCATATTCTTTGCGGAGGATTTACAAAAGAAGATACAGAAAATTTACTTATCGATTTAGATTTTTTAGGAATAGATAATGTTGTTGCACTTCGTGGAGATGCTGTGAAAAGTGAGATTTATTTTAAGCCGGATAAAGAAGGACATTCGTATGCATCTGAATTAGTAACTCAAATTAGTAATTTAAATAATGGAATTTATTTAGATGAAGATTTACAAAATTCAAACAATACAAATTTTTGTATTGGAGTTGCGGGTTATCCAGAAAAACACATGGAAGCACCAAGTATGGATAGTGATATTCATTTTTTAAAGCAAAAAATAAAAAACGGAGCGGAATATATTATTACGCAAATGTTTTTTGATAATAAACGTTTTTTTGAGTTTGTGACTAAGTGTCGAGTTGCTGGAATTACGGTTCCAATAATTCCAGGTCTAAAGCCAATTGCAACTAAAAAACAATTGAATTTAATTCCGCATCGTTTTAAAGTCGATTTGCCAGACGATTTAATTATGGAAATTGTAAAAGCAAAAGACAATGATGCAGTAAAAGAAATAGGAATTGAATGGTGTATTACTCAAAGTAAGGAACTTTTGAGTTCTGGGCTTCCAGTTTTGCATTATTATTCAATGGGAAAAGCTGAAAATGTGAAAACTATTGCTAAAGCTGTGTTTTAG
- a CDS encoding prephenate dehydratase has product MKLNIAIQGVQGSFHHQVANQYFGNSILLKECASFSDVVKSLKINDSDKAVMALENSIAGSILPNYALIDQNELHIIGEYYLDIHMNLMALKGQKIEDLKEVHSHPIALLQCMVFFNQYPHIKLVESIDTAETAQRIQRENLKGIGAVAAPIAAEMYDLEIIAAGIHTIKSNKTRFVIVKAQNKEIPKEEINKVSLKFELDDTPGSLATVLNVMNNCKLNLTKIQSLPVIETPFKYSFFVDVVFERYRYYEKAKEILEIMTTHFKVLGEYKKGIQ; this is encoded by the coding sequence ATGAAACTAAACATTGCAATACAGGGGGTTCAAGGTTCTTTTCACCATCAGGTGGCTAACCAATATTTTGGAAATTCAATACTTTTAAAAGAGTGCGCTTCTTTTAGTGATGTTGTTAAGAGCTTGAAAATAAATGATTCAGACAAGGCAGTAATGGCTTTAGAAAATTCTATAGCGGGTTCAATATTGCCAAATTATGCTTTGATAGATCAAAACGAACTGCACATTATTGGAGAATACTACTTAGATATTCATATGAACTTAATGGCTTTAAAAGGTCAGAAGATTGAAGATTTAAAAGAAGTACATTCTCATCCTATTGCTCTGTTGCAGTGCATGGTTTTCTTTAATCAATATCCTCATATAAAGTTAGTAGAAAGTATAGATACTGCGGAGACGGCACAAAGAATTCAGCGAGAAAACTTAAAAGGTATTGGAGCAGTAGCAGCTCCAATTGCTGCGGAAATGTACGATTTAGAAATTATAGCAGCTGGAATTCATACAATAAAGAGTAATAAAACAAGATTTGTTATTGTGAAGGCTCAAAATAAAGAAATTCCAAAAGAAGAGATAAATAAAGTTTCATTGAAATTCGAATTAGATGATACTCCAGGAAGTTTAGCAACTGTACTAAATGTAATGAATAATTGTAAGTTGAACTTAACTAAAATACAGTCTTTACCAGTAATAGAAACACCATTTAAGTATTCATTTTTTGTAGATGTTGTGTTCGAACGATATCGTTACTATGAAAAGGCTAAAGAAATTTTAGAAATTATGACAACACATTTTAAAGTATTAGGAGAATATAAAAAAGGAATACAATGA
- a CDS encoding tetratricopeptide repeat protein — MKKISLIVVFLFAFQMNFANVEDPLLIKAKEYSISENYKEAIKTYNKYLNSTKELALKNVYVEIANCYFKLEKKEAAVEYIKKAITFYGFSEQDFIYNDVLDAELSKYALSVIYDELDDLSKKYNETQD; from the coding sequence ATGAAAAAAATTTCCCTAATTGTAGTGTTTTTATTTGCATTTCAAATGAATTTTGCAAATGTAGAAGATCCTCTTTTGATTAAAGCGAAAGAATATAGTATAAGTGAGAATTATAAAGAAGCAATTAAAACTTATAATAAGTACTTAAACTCAACAAAAGAACTTGCCCTCAAAAATGTTTATGTTGAAATAGCTAATTGTTATTTTAAGTTAGAAAAGAAAGAAGCTGCTGTAGAATATATTAAAAAAGCGATAACATTTTATGGCTTTTCTGAACAAGACTTTATTTACAATGATGTTTTGGATGCTGAGTTGTCTAAATATGCTTTGTCTGTTATCTATGATGAATTAGATGATTTGAGCAAAAAATATAACGAGACTCAAGATTAA
- the gldA gene encoding gliding motility-associated ABC transporter ATP-binding subunit GldA, translating to MSIEVQNISKSYGEQKALDSISFSIKKGEIVGFLGPNGAGKSTLMKILTTYIVPDIGTAKVNSFNIETESKSVQKSVGYLPEHNPLYLDLYVREYLAFNADVYKVDKSKIDDVIKLTGLTPESNKKIGQLSKGYRQRVGIACALLHDPEVLILDEPTTGLDPNQLVEIRELIKNIGKDKTVFLSTHIMQEVEAICDRVIIINNGKIVEDKNLKSLVNEQTTQIITVEFDKVIVSDDLNDLENLVSITFINQNQLELTFDTTIDMRSSVFDFAKEKNLKILQLNQKNKNLEQIFREKTSKK from the coding sequence ATGTCTATTGAAGTTCAAAATATTTCTAAAAGCTATGGTGAACAAAAAGCACTAGATAGCATTTCTTTCTCAATTAAAAAAGGAGAAATTGTTGGTTTTTTAGGACCTAATGGAGCTGGAAAATCTACTTTAATGAAAATTTTAACCACTTATATTGTTCCAGACATAGGGACAGCAAAGGTTAATTCTTTTAATATTGAAACCGAATCAAAGTCCGTTCAAAAGTCGGTTGGCTATTTACCAGAACACAATCCACTATATTTAGATTTATATGTTAGAGAATATTTAGCCTTTAATGCTGATGTATATAAGGTAGATAAATCTAAAATAGATGACGTTATTAAATTAACTGGATTAACTCCTGAAAGCAACAAAAAAATAGGTCAGCTATCTAAAGGTTACCGACAAAGAGTTGGAATTGCTTGCGCATTATTGCATGATCCTGAAGTTTTAATTTTAGACGAACCTACAACGGGTTTAGACCCTAATCAATTAGTTGAAATTAGAGAACTAATTAAAAATATCGGAAAAGACAAAACAGTTTTTCTTTCTACTCATATTATGCAAGAAGTAGAAGCTATTTGTGATAGAGTAATAATCATTAACAATGGTAAAATTGTTGAAGACAAAAATCTCAAATCATTAGTTAATGAACAAACTACTCAAATTATTACTGTTGAATTTGACAAAGTAATTGTTTCTGATGATTTAAATGATTTAGAAAACTTAGTTTCTATCACATTTATAAATCAAAATCAGCTAGAATTAACTTTTGATACTACAATTGACATGCGTTCCTCTGTTTTTGATTTCGCAAAAGAGAAAAACTTAAAAATACTTCAATTGAATCAAAAAAATAAAAACTTAGAACAAATCTTTAGAGAAAAAACATCTAAGAAATAA
- a CDS encoding prephenate dehydrogenase has translation MENKEVFFIIGLGLIGGSFALDIKTKCENAVIYGIDNDEQHLHKALDLGIIDHKATFEDIALADWIIVAVPVDKTVVVLNDVLGKIHNNAIVFDVGSTKFEICEALKSHDKRRNFIATHPIAGTEFSGPEAALTNLFLEKTNIICEVEKTAFVFQEKALQLFKDIGMRIRYMDPLSHDKHIAYMSHLSHISSFMLGKTVIEEEKNQRDIFDMAGSGFESTVRLAKSSPAMWTPIFKQNKEQVVKALSEYIANLENFKTLLEEERLEDIYTTMQETNRIKEILIKK, from the coding sequence ATGGAAAATAAAGAGGTTTTTTTTATAATAGGTTTAGGGTTAATAGGAGGTTCGTTTGCTTTAGATATAAAAACGAAGTGTGAAAATGCGGTGATATATGGTATCGATAATGATGAGCAACATTTACATAAAGCTTTAGATTTAGGAATAATAGATCATAAAGCAACGTTTGAAGATATAGCTCTTGCAGATTGGATAATTGTAGCTGTTCCTGTAGATAAAACGGTAGTTGTTTTGAATGATGTTTTGGGTAAAATTCATAATAATGCTATTGTTTTTGATGTTGGTTCAACCAAGTTTGAAATTTGTGAAGCCTTGAAAAGTCATGATAAAAGAAGGAACTTCATTGCAACACATCCAATTGCAGGAACAGAATTTTCTGGGCCAGAAGCTGCCTTAACTAATTTGTTCTTAGAAAAAACTAACATCATTTGTGAGGTTGAAAAAACAGCTTTTGTGTTTCAAGAAAAAGCACTTCAATTGTTCAAAGATATTGGAATGAGAATTCGTTATATGGATCCTTTGTCACACGATAAGCATATTGCATATATGTCGCATCTTTCTCATATTAGTTCTTTCATGCTTGGAAAGACAGTGATTGAGGAAGAAAAGAATCAAAGAGATATTTTTGATATGGCAGGAAGCGGATTTGAAAGTACGGTTAGATTAGCTAAAAGTTCTCCAGCAATGTGGACACCGATTTTTAAACAAAACAAGGAACAAGTTGTAAAAGCATTATCCGAATATATAGCAAATTTAGAGAATTTTAAAACATTGTTAGAAGAAGAAAGATTGGAAGATATCTATACAACAATGCAAGAGACAAACAGAATAAAAGAAATATTAATAAAAAAGTAG